In the Festucalex cinctus isolate MCC-2025b chromosome 10, RoL_Fcin_1.0, whole genome shotgun sequence genome, one interval contains:
- the LOC144027104 gene encoding uncharacterized protein LOC144027104, translated as MLRSKQTLETSVDRSLQKRHNRSSRYLAGFSGTSSEITLEADARLKDVCLAVRSDKQLRRMSNSMSLPSSFRCRVPSPNPEPGAKPSPATPGSIFPRKNTAWTFSRRATIELTHNWGSESDESQSYHNGNSDPRGFGHIGIAVPDVNKACKLFEEQGVTFVKKPDDGKMKGLAFIQDPDGYWIEILSPNNMISITS; from the exons ATGTTACGCTCGAAGCAGACGCTCGAGACAAGTGTCGACCGCTCGCTGCAGAAGCGTCACAATCGATCGTCTCGATATCTCGCTGGATTCAGTGGAACATCTAGTGAGATCACGCTCGAAGCAGACGCTCG TCTTAAAGACGTGTGTCTGGCCGTTAGAAGTGACAAGCAGCTTCGCAGGATGAGCAATTCCATGTC GCTCCCCTCGTCGTTCCGATGCCGTGTGCCCTCTCCAAACCCAGAGCCCGGGGCAAAGCCAAGTCCAGCAACTCCGGGATCCATTTTTCCAAGAAAGAACACGGCCTGGACTTTCTCCCGCAGGGCCACCATCGAGTTGACGCATAACTGGGGCTCGGAGTCCGACGAAAGCCAGTCATACCACAACGGAAACTCGGATCCACGTGGCTTTGGCCACATCGGCATCGCGGTGCCGGATGTCAACAAGGCCTGCAAGCTGTTCGAAGAGCAAGGCGTCACCTTCGTCAAGAAACCCGACGACGGTAAAATGAAAGGACTGGCCTTCATCCAGGACCCCGATGGCTACTGGATCGAGATCCTGAGTCCCAACAATATGATTTCCATCACCTcctaa